A genomic segment from Gossypium hirsutum isolate 1008001.06 chromosome D04, Gossypium_hirsutum_v2.1, whole genome shotgun sequence encodes:
- the LOC107927557 gene encoding nuclear pore complex protein NUP1: MLQKFFNNQDTWIFACCCIVDNFQHKRNQWYLRWYICNKHRNWHCTSSQSTPIQFSSATSPSFGLAGNATFSSGSSTFGSSATVAKPFSSGSSFGISSSSSETKSLSSSSGIAGGAFGSTWQAPKTPTFGSSSGFSFGSSTSVSAPSGAPTIFGSSSGASSSSIFSFTSAAAATPSQPVFGNTSPGLVFGSTPSSNNDQMEDSMAEDTVQASPAVVTFSQQPISPPASGFVFGASNPPAAGSVPFGTQPSIAAPQNPSPFLASGSLEFGGGGSFSLGTSGGDKSARKYVKVRKQRKKMSLMPAQMRGAVKNVAVISSFLWAAGRSSGNLKTLWDHSSLAFILGGSMAFQVDTGIAL; the protein is encoded by the exons AtgttacaaaagtttttcaacaACCAAGATACATGGATATTTGCTTGCTGCTGTATTGTTGACAACTTTCAACACAAGCGCAACCAATGGTATCTTCGGTGGTACATCTGCAACAAGCACAG GAACTGGCATTGTACCTCAAGTCAGAGCACGCCCATTCAGTTCTCATCTGCAACATCTCCATCCTTTGGATTGGCTGGGAATGCAACCTTTTCCTCTGGCAGTTCGACTTTTGGGTCTTCGGCAACTGTAGCTAAACCTTTTAGTTCTGGTTCAAGTTTTGGAATAAGTTCTTCATCTTCAGAAACCAAGTCTCTGAGCTCTAGCAGTGGCATTGCTGGTGGTGCGTTTGGTTCCACTTGGCAAGCTCCCAAGACACCCACATTTGGTTCATCATCAGGATTTTCTTTTGGATCATCAACTTCTGTTAGTGCTCCTAGTGGTGCACCTACTATCTTTGGGTCATCCTCCGGTGCCTCTTCAAGTTCCATATTTTCATTCACTTCCGCTGCAGCTGCCACTCCGTCACAGCCTGTGTTTGGGAATACGAGTCCTGGCTTGGTGTTTGGGTCAACACCCTCTAGTAATAATGATCAAATGGAAGATAGTATGGCGGAAGACACAGTTCAGGCTTCACCGGCTGTTGTGACATTTAGTCAACAGCCAATCTCACCACCCGCTTCTGGGTTCGTTTTTGGTGCATCAAACCCACCAGCAGCAGGTTCTGTCCCATTTGGAACCCAACCAAGCATAGCCGCACCACAGAATCCATCTCCATTTCTGGCTTCTGGTAGTCTGGAATTTGGTGGTGGAGGGAGCTTCTCATTGGGCACCAGTGGTGGTGACAAGTCTGCCAGAAAATATGTGAAGGTCCGCAAGCAGCggaaaaa AATGTCATTGATGCCAGCACAAATGAGAGGAGCTGTTAAAAATGTTGCTGTTATTTCATCGTTTCTATGGGCTGCTGGCAGAA GCAGCGGCAATTTGAAAACCCTTTGGGACCATTCTTCTCTGGCCTTCATCCTAGGTGGTTCCATGGCTTTTCAAGTAGATACTGGAATAGCATTGTGA
- the LOC107927556 gene encoding uncharacterized protein, translated as MSFSPPPPPPVFAGENYNISAVKMKTHMQAHDLWCVVQVDTKPPHLKANPSIAQIRIMACDTPKQAWDRLKEEFQESDKTRQQQLINLQRDFENLKMKESKTIKQYSDRIMATFNNIRLLGDDFSDKRIVEKVITTLPEKYEPKISSLEDSRDLSAISLARSKESSSSSSSSSYKGKKPWTEKNEKGKKDAPKRSFHNALTQQNQAQAAEDVQAQEEHVFTTSCFVSSSKVRKNLLIDNGYTLHMASDKDMFRELDTNFVSKFRIGNGEFIEAKGKGKAMICTQSGKTCMIKDLFGQELVTVAMHDRSFTLDVNQLEVKAHTALIDESCLWHKRLGHVNYKSLGLLHKMSLVEDMSKIEPKNDHVENEAEIEDRYNYIPVRGTRTIMDIYERCDMTIVEPSNFYEAEKEGCWKETMEAEIKMIHKCDT; from the exons ATGAGTttctcaccaccaccaccaccacctgttTTTGCTGGTGAAAACTACAACATCTCGGCTGTGAAAATGAAAACACATATGCAGGCTCATGATCTGTGGTGTGTTGTTCAAGTTGACACAAAGCCACCACATTTGAAAGCTAATCCAAGCATAGCTCAAATTAG GATAATGGCTTGTGACACTCCAAAGCAGGCTTGGGACAGACTCAAGGAAGAGTTTCAAGAGTCAGACAAAACCAGACAGCAACAGTTGATCAACCTACAGAGGgacttcgagaatttgaagatgaaggagtctAAAACCATTAAGCAGTattctgacaggattatggctaCATTCAACAACATCAGGCTTCTTGGGGATGATTTTAGTGACAAAAGAATAGTTGAAAAGGTCATTACAACTCTTCCAGAGAAGTACGAGCCAAAAATTTCTTCTTTGGAGGACTCTAGGGACCTATCAGCTATATCCTTG GCCAGAAGCAAAGAAAGCTCAAGCTCAAGCTCGAGCTCAAGCTACAAGGGCAAGAAGCCTTGGACcgaaaagaatgaaaaaggaaaGAAGGATGCGCCAAAAAGAAGTTTCCACAATGCACTCACT CAGCAGAATCAAGCTCAAGCTGCTGAGGATgttcaagctcaggaggagcatgttTTTACTACTTCTTGTTTTGTAAGTTCGAGCAAAGTCAGAAAGAATTTGTTGATTGACAATGGCTATACTCTTCACATGGCATCAGATAAAGATATGTTTAGGGAACTAGACACCAATTTTGTGTCAAAATTCAGAATTGGGAATGGTGAGTTTATTGAGGCCAAAGGCAAAGGCAAGGCTATGATTTGCACTCAATCAG GAAAAACTTGTATGATTAAGGATCTCTTTGGCCAAGAGCTAGTAACAGTAGCTATGCATGATAGATCATTCACTTTAGATGTGAATCAGTTAGAAGTAAAGGCAcatactgctctgattgatgaATCATGTTTGTGGCACAAGAGGTTGGGGCATGTGAACTATAAGTCACTTGGTTTACTGCATAAGATGAGCCTAGTTGAAGACATGTCCAAGATTGAGCCTAAAAATGAT CATGTTGAGAATGAAGCTGAAATTGAggatagatataattatataccTGTCAGAGGTACAAGGACTATTATGGACATCTATGAAAGATGTGATATGACCATTGTTGAGCCTTCCAACTTTTATGAGGCTGAAAAGGAGGGCTGCTGGAAAGAAACAATGGAGGCGGAAATAAAAATGATTCACAAATGTGACACATGA
- the LOC121215883 gene encoding nuclear pore complex protein NUP1-like: protein MLLVDLHHHLRVLGSKREFLGSTQGLLIQDLCISPFEPSFCLDSIIQWIFSFLSSCATTAPGTTNYLSDKTDKESNLNGIFCRTPEAAITSSVSTSISAGSKFKFGASADGYTFYNGSSASSPFSFSSLEPSLVPSNCQSSSSATATKNDSSAATITSASATANASNSFTSSLSVEASIPSFTGPPVFKFSSSGDPSTSVSTLSATSGEATESKTQDTKLGNVGIFPFGSTSAFTGSGSSIFGGTSAASSSAGTTAEVASSGSSSSSGISSTITNSGSGFFSSTFSPVTSTSNGIFGGTSASTSTGNGIFGCTSATTSTGTGLFGDTSATTSTGNGISGGTSATSTVSSIFGGTSFPESGTGSSIFAAKAAVTITGSNIFGFSAPATSTSASQSQGLNPFNAVNTQASAAGTGIGSSTQSTPIQFSSFASSSSFGLTGNATFSSGSSIFGSSASVAKPFSSGSSFGISSSFSETKSLSSSSGIAGGAFGSTWQAPKTPTFGSSSGFSFGSSTSVSAPSGASSIFGSSTGASSSSIFSFTSAAAATPSLPVFGNTSPGLVFGSTPSSNNDQMEDSMVEDTVQASPAVVTFSQQPISPPASGFVFGASNPPAAGSVPFGTRPSMAAPQNPSPFLASGSWNLVVEGASHWAPMVVTSLPENILEELLIVAVCCSHQNVIDAGTNKLVAILYVLPGKKLRQHLELQRRLENPLGPFFSLTFILGGSMALQVDTGKAF, encoded by the exons ATGCTTTTGGTGGATCTTCATCATCATCTCAGAGTGCTTGGGAGCAAAAGAGAATTTCTGGGCTCTACACAAGGGTTACTTATTCAGGATCTTTGTATTTCTCCCTTTGAGCCCTCTTTCTGTCTAGACAGTATCATTCAGtggatattttcttttcttagcAG ctGTGCAACTACTGCTCCTGGTACAACCAATTATTTGTCAGATAAAACTGATAAGGAGAGCAATCTGAATGGCATCTTCTGTAGGACACCTGAAGCTGCAATCACCTCTTCTGTATCAACTTCAATATCAGCTGGAAGTAAGTTCAAGTTTGGTGCGTCAGCAGATGGTTATACCTTTTATAATGGGTCTTCTGCTTCTAGTCCTTTTTCGTTCTCTTCTCTGGAGCCTTCTCTAGTCCCGAGTAATTGTCAAAGTTCCTCCAGTGCAACTGCCACCAAAAATGACTCTTCTGCTGCTACCATCACCTCTGCAAGTGCAACTGCAAATGCCAGCAACAGCTTTACCAGCAGCCTCTCTGTGGAGGCTTCAATCCCTTCCTTTACAGGTCCACCCGTTTTCAAGTTTTCATCCTCTGGGGACCCATCAACTTCAGTTTCAACATTATCAGCAACTTCAGGGGAAGCAACTGAATCTAAGACACAGGATACAAAACTTGGCAATGTAGGTATCTTTCCTTTTGGTAGTACATCTGCTTTTACTGGCTCTGGAAGTAGTATTTTTGGTGGTACAAGTGCTGCAAGCAGCTCTGCTGGTACAACAGCTGAAGTCGCAAGCTCTGGAAGTAGCAGTTCCAGTGGTATATCTTCCACTATTACGAACTCTGGAAGTGGCTTTTTCAGCAGCACATTTTCCCCAGTGACAAGCACAAGCAATGGTATCTTCGGTGGTACATCTGCAAGTACAAGCACAGGCAATGGTATCTTTGGTTGTACATCTGCAACTACAAGCACGGGCACTGGTTTATTTGGTGATACATCTGCAACTACAAGCACTGGCAATGGCATCTCTGGTGGTACATCAGCAACAAGCACAGTTAGTAGTATTTTTGGTGGTACGTCTTTCCCAGAATCTGGTACAGGAAGTAGTATTTTTGCCGCTAAAGCTGCAGTCACGATCACTGGAAGCAACATCTTTGGATTCAGTGCTCCAGCTACATCCACATCTGCTTCACAATCTCAGGGTTTAAATCCTTTCAATGCTGTTAATACCCAAGCATCTGCTGCAGGAACTGGCATTGGTAGCTCAACTCAGAGCACGCCCATTCAGTTCTCCTCATTTGCATCATCTTCATCTTTTGGATTGACTGGGAATGCAACCTTTTCCTCTGGCAGTTCGATTTTTGGGTCTTCGGCATCTGTAGCTAAACCTTTTAGTTCAGGTTCAAGTTTTGGAATAAGTTCTTCCTTTTCAGAAACCAAGTCTCTGAGCTCTAGCAGTGGCATTGCTGGTGGTGCGTTTGGTTCCACTTGGCAAGCTCCCAAGACACCCACATTTGGTTCATCATCAGGATTTTCTTTTGGATCATCAACTTCTGTTAGTGCTCCTAGTGGTGCATCTTCTATCTTTGGGTCATCCACCGGTGCCTCTTCAAGTTCCATATTTTCATTCACTTCCGCTGCAGCTGCCACTCCGTCACTGCCTGTGTTTGGTAATACGAGTCCTGGCTTGGTGTTTGGGTCGACGCCCTCTAGTAATAATGATCAAATGGAAGATAGTATGGTGGAGGACACAGTTCAGGCTTCACCGGCTGTTGTGACATTTAGTCAACAGCCAATCTCACCACCCGCTTCTGGGTTCGTTTTTGGTGCATCAAACCCACCAGCAGCAGGTTCTGTCCCATTTGGAACCCGACCAAGCATGGCCGCACCACAGAATCCATCTCCATTTCTGGCTTCTGGTAGCTGGAATTTGGTGGTGGAGGGAGCTTCTCATTGGGCACCAATGGTGGTGACAAGTCTGCCAGAAAATAT ATTAGAGGAGCTGCTGATTGTTGCTGTATGTTGTAGCCATCAGAATGTCATTGATGCCGGCACAAAT AAGTTGGTCGCAATTTTGTATGTTCTTCCTGGTAAAAAATTGAGACAACATTTGGAACT GCAGCGACGATTAGAAAATCCTTTGGGACCATTCTTCTCTTTGACATTCATCCTAGGTGGTTCCATGGCTTTGCAAGTAGATACTGGAAAAGCATTCTGA
- the LOC121216232 gene encoding nuclear pore complex protein NUP1-like: MVQRVIEDVVASSAELAKAYMGSRTPKESVSRPGLQNQVSRGDLTCPSNKNFPSMSSTMSLVPRSSGLVGNLGNSFVTPKIKGQVCNIQHGTDTLFQEFWHCK; this comes from the exons ATGGTTCAGCGGGTCATTGAAGATGTTGTTGCTTCATCTGCTGAGCTTGCAAAAGCTTACATGGGTAGTAGGACGCCAAAAGAATCTGTATCAAGGCCTGGACTACAAAATCAAGTGTCTAGGGGAGATTTAACTTGTCCAAGCAATAAAAATTTCCCTTCTATGTCTTCCACAATGTCACTTGTACCAAGATCTTCCGGTCTTGTTGGTAATCTTGGAAACAGTTTTGTGACCCCCAAGATTAAGGGGCAGGTCTGCAATATACAGCATGGCACGGACACCTTATTCCAGG AGTTCTGGCACTGCAAGTGA
- the LOC107927539 gene encoding uncharacterized protein isoform X2, which produces MMSSTTSGVSAAALPQQLPSQSRTFKPKSEWVHENEAKVLFLYLPGFTMEQLTISPEYSKQRVKVEGKRRLPNNRLLPVNETFNIPDDCDLSNMLKEFEKGEKKDQTDDANKKAADESNENGKEYSSTPSMPQNNLEKKDQTDDANKRAADESNENGKEYSSTPSMPQNNLQPSSPDVNLMVNVGAAVLIIMALGASLFYTIS; this is translated from the exons ATGATGAGCTCAACAACTAGTGGGGTTTCAGCGGCTGCCCTTCCTCAGCAGCTACCTTCTCAATCTCGTACTTTCAAACCCAAATCAGAATGGGTTCATGAAAATGAAGCTAAGGTCTTGTTTCTTTATCTTCCTG GGTTTACAATGGAGCAATTAACAATAAGCCCGGAGTACTCAAAACAACGGGTAAAGGTTGAAGGGAAGCGTCGGCTTCCCAACAACAGATTGCTCCCTGTAAACGAAACATTCAACATTCCCGATGATTGCGACTTGTCTAACATGCTCAAAGAATTTGAGAAAG GGGAAAAGAAAGATCAAACTGATGATGCCAACAAGAAAGCAGCAGATGAAAGCAATGAGAATGGCAAGGAATATTCGTCCACGCCATCCATGCCCCAAAACAATCTGGAAAAGAAAGATCAGACTGATGATGCCAACAAGAGAGCAGCAGATGAAAGCAATGAGAATGGCAAGGAATATTCGTCCACGCCATCCATGCCCCAAAACAATCTGCAACCTTCCTCTCCGGATGTGAATTTGATGGTGAATGTGGGCGCAGCAGTGCTGATTATTATGGCACTAGGAGCTTCTCTCTTTTATACCATTTCTTAG
- the LOC107927539 gene encoding uncharacterized protein isoform X1, which translates to MMSSTTSGVSAAALPQQLPSQSRTFKPKSEWVHENEAKVLFLYLPGFTMEQLTISPEYSKQRVKVEGKRRLPNNRLLPVNETFNIPDDCDLSNMLKEFEKGTLSLKFPKVLSQQHKQTGVNAKSDEGEKKDQTDDANKKAADESNENGKEYSSTPSMPQNNLEKKDQTDDANKRAADESNENGKEYSSTPSMPQNNLQPSSPDVNLMVNVGAAVLIIMALGASLFYTIS; encoded by the exons ATGATGAGCTCAACAACTAGTGGGGTTTCAGCGGCTGCCCTTCCTCAGCAGCTACCTTCTCAATCTCGTACTTTCAAACCCAAATCAGAATGGGTTCATGAAAATGAAGCTAAGGTCTTGTTTCTTTATCTTCCTG GGTTTACAATGGAGCAATTAACAATAAGCCCGGAGTACTCAAAACAACGGGTAAAGGTTGAAGGGAAGCGTCGGCTTCCCAACAACAGATTGCTCCCTGTAAACGAAACATTCAACATTCCCGATGATTGCGACTTGTCTAACATGCTCAAAGAATTTGAGAAAGGTACTCTCTCCCTTAAATTCCCCAAGGTTTTATCACAGCAACATAAACAGACAGGGGTTAATGCCAAAAGTGATGAAGGGGAAAAGAAAGATCAAACTGATGATGCCAACAAGAAAGCAGCAGATGAAAGCAATGAGAATGGCAAGGAATATTCGTCCACGCCATCCATGCCCCAAAACAATCTGGAAAAGAAAGATCAGACTGATGATGCCAACAAGAGAGCAGCAGATGAAAGCAATGAGAATGGCAAGGAATATTCGTCCACGCCATCCATGCCCCAAAACAATCTGCAACCTTCCTCTCCGGATGTGAATTTGATGGTGAATGTGGGCGCAGCAGTGCTGATTATTATGGCACTAGGAGCTTCTCTCTTTTATACCATTTCTTAG
- the LOC107927555 gene encoding uncharacterized protein yields MDMFAAAGGLLQDHNGNWIGILDGLQIALDRGYQKVIIRIDNLEAVNLIHEGVRNGSNSALVRRMLFFKLLSHWNLKHIPKEENRIADRIVKFRRDKEPGLRLVNKDYVLSFFNI; encoded by the exons ATGGATATGTTTGCCGCAGCTGGAGGGCTTCTACAAGATCATAATGGGAATTGGATT GGCATCCTTGATGGGTTGCAAATTGCTCTTGATCGTGGCTATCAGAAAGTCATCATTCGGATAGATAATCTTGAAGCTGTTAACCTTATTCATGAAGGAGTTCGTAATGGTTCTAATTCTGCTTTAGTTAGGAGAATGCTTTTTTTTAAGCTCCTAAGTCACTGGAATCTTAAACATATTCCTAAAGAAGAGAATAGAATTGCAGACAGGATAGTCAAGTTTAGGCGGGACAAGGAACCGGGTTTGCGGTTGGTTAACAAGGATTATGTGttgagtttttttaatatttga